The Pseudomonadota bacterium DNA segment TGGACGCCGGGAGCGGCCAGATCCGGCGGCTCACGCAGAAGCAGGGCCGCAACATGGATCCGGCGTTCGCGCCGGACTGCCGCGCCGTGGCGTTCCACTCCTCCCGCGGCGGCATCTTCGTCTCGAACCCCGAGGGGCTGAACCAGAACATGGTGATCCCGGGGGACGCCGACACCATCAAGTGGTCGGCGAAGTAGGTGCGCAGCGAACCCTTGGCGCACGAGGTTCCCGTCTGCTAGGATCCTTTCTGGACAGGAGGTCGCGCGCCATGACGGAAATCGTGTTCGTGGTTGAGGAGGCCGCCGAGGGAGGGTTCCTCGCGCGGGCGGTGGGCGAATCGATCGTGACAGAGGCCGACTCGCTCGGCGAGTTGCGCGACCAGGTCCGAGACGCGGTGCGCTGCCACTTCGAAGACGCCGAACGTCCCAGCGCCATCCGCCTCCATTTCGTCCGAGACGAAGTCTTCGCGGCATGAAGCTGCCCCGAGACGTTTCAGGACACGACCTTCAACGGGCGCTCGCGGCGCTTGGCTACGCGCCGTCGCGACGGACCGGCAGCCACGTCCGCCTCACGACGCAGCGAGGCGGACAGCACCACGTCACCGTGCCGGCCCACGCGGCTCTGCGCGTCGGGACGCTCGCCGCGATCCTCGACGAGGTCGCTCGTCATCACCGGACGAGCCGCGACGAGATCGCCGCGCTGTTGTTCGGAGCGTGAACGTCGCCGCGGTTCAGCGGCGTTCCAGACACAGGATCCCGTAGCCGTCCGTCCGGGTGACTCCCGGATCCAAGAGCGGCGCGCCGCCGTTCCACGGGATCGTGGCGGGCCAGAGCGCGGGCGGCTCCGCGACGAGCGCGAAGCCGGGGTGCGCGGCGAGGAACGGCGCGAGGTGGTCCGCGCACTCTTCGGGGAGCACCGAGCAGACCGCGTACACCAGCCTCCCGCCCGGCCGCACGAGCCGCGCCGCGCGGTCGAGGAGCGCGCGCTGCAGGCCGGCGAGCGCCGTGACGGATCCGGGTTCGAGCCGCCACCGGATCTCGGGCCGGCGCCCGAGGGTGCCGGTGCCGGAGCACGGCGCGTCGAGCAGCACGCGATCGAACGGCGCCTCGAACGGCGGGTCGTCGACCGCGAGATCGCACGCCGCGGTCACCGCCTCGAACCCCTGCCGGCCGAGCTCGAACGCGAGCCGCTCGAGCTTCGCGGGTTGCTTGTCGACCGCATACGGCGCGCCGCCGCCCGCGATCTGCGCGATCAGCGCCGTCTTGCCGCCCCTTCCAGCGCAGGCGTCGAGGATCCGCTCTCCGGAGCGCGGATCGAGCGCGGCGACCACGAGCCCGGCGCCCTCGTCCTGGTGCGCGGCGAGCCCCTCCTCCTCCAGCGCCCGCGCCGCACAGCGGTCCGCGGCGTCGATCGCCCATGGGAGGTACAGCCCGGCTGCGGCGCCGTCGCTGAGCCGCGCGCGGGCCTTCGCCGGATCGATGCGCACCGTGTTGATCCGCAGCGTGCGCCGCGAGGGTTCGTTGAACGCCCGGCCCATGGCGATCGCCCGATCCCTGCCGTGGGCCGCGTAGAGCCGCGCGTAGAGCCAGGGCGGCAGGCCGAGCGCCAGCGCGGGATCGGGCGCGGACGCGGGATCCGGGGCCTTGAGCGCGGCGCGATCCGCGGCGAGCTTGCGCAGGACCGCGTTGGCGAAGCCCGCGAGGCCCTTGCCCCGGGCGCGGCGTATCGCGAGAACGGCCTCGTTCAGCGTCGCGTGGGCCGGCACCCGGTCGAGGTAGGCGAGCTCGTAGGCGGCGACGCGCATCGCGTCGCGGGCGATGGGGTCGAGGCCGTCGAGCCCCCGCGCCGAGGCGCCGTCGAGCAGGTGATCCAGCCACGGCCGGTGCCGCAGCGCGCCGTACACGAGCTCGGTGGCGAGAGACGCGTCCCGGGTGTCGGCGACGCCCTTCAGCTCCGCCTCGAGCGCCGCGGCCGCGAACGCGCGCTCCCGCTCCACGCGGCCGAGCACCTTGAGGGCGATCCTGCGGGCGCCGGGCAAGGCCTCAGCCCGTGATGAAGCGCATGATGTCGTTCCGCGTCGCGAACAGCATCAGCGCGATGAGGAGGGCGAGGCCGACGAGCATGATCCGCTCCTTCAGCTTGCGGCTGAGCGGGCGGCGGATCACCGCCTCGACCGCGATGATCAGGATCTGGCCGCCGTCGAGGATCGGGATCGGCAAGAGGTTGATGATGCCGAGGTTCAGGCTGATGAGCGCCATCATCCAGATGAACGGCACGGCGCCCTCCTGCCCTGCCATGCCGGCGAGCTGGCCTATCATGAGCGGCCCGCCGATGCTCTCGAGCGAGACCTCGCGCCGGAAGAGCAGCTTGAAGCCGATCGCGATGAGCCGCATGCCTTCCCGCGTCTCGGCGATCGCGTAGCGGATCGCGCCCGAGAGGCGGGCCGGGTTGTCGATCCGCGAGTCGACGAACGGCATGTGCACCGAGAAGCCGTTGACGTAGGCGTCCTGCGCCACGCCGAGGTCCTTCTTCTTGCCCGCCGGGACGAACGTGAGCCGGTACGGCCGCGAGAAGAGCTCGCCCTGGCGGCTCCACGCGAGCGCGTGGCAGATGTCCGGCGCCGCCCCGAGCCCGCGCTCGATCTGGACCGCGCCCTCGAGATCGCCGTCGAGCGTGAGGAGCCTGTCGCCGCGCCGGAGGCCGATCCTCGCGGCCGGGCCGTCCGGCTCGACGTGCGCGACGAAGTCGCCGGGCTCGAGCGCCCCGATCCTGGCGAGCCCCTTGGCGCCGTACGGGACCTCGACGCGGGCGATCACCGGCTGCGCCGCGTAGTCGGCGTCGTCGAACGGCGCCTCGGCGTCGGGTTTCAGGTGGCGCACCGCGAGCTCGATCGTCCGGCCCGCGGCCTTCGCCACGGCGCGGGACGCGTCGGCGAACCTCTCGATCCTCGCGCCGTCGATCGCCTCGATCCTGTCGAACGTCCGGAGGCCGGCCAAGGCCGCGGGGCTTCGCGGGTCGTCGATCCCGACCACCGGCGCGACGTACGCGGCGTACACGCCGATCTGCCCCACCGTCTCCTTCTCCGACGGGACGACGACCGAGCGCCGGACGGCGGACGGCGTGATGGTGCGCCGGATCGGGCGGCCGTCGCGCACGAGCTCGATCTCCAGCGCGCGGCCCGGCTGCGGCGAGACGATCGCGACGACCTCGTCGAACGACTCGACCGGCTCGCCGTCGATGGCGGTGATTCGGTCGCCGGGCTCGAGGCCGGCCGCCGCGCCCGGCATGCCGGGCACGACGAAGCCGACGTCCGGCGGTGCGACGCGGTCGATGGTCAGCCCGACCCCGAAGTGCAGGAAGAGCGGGAAGATCAGGTTCATGAAGGGACCGGCGGCGATGATGCAGAACCGCTGCCAGCGCGGCTTGTCGGTGAACGCCCGGCCGGCGTCCTCGGCCTTGACGACCTCGCCCGGATCCTCGCCGAGCATCTTCACGTAGCCGCCGATCGGCACCGCGCTCACGCGGTAGTCGGTCTCTTTGCCGCGGAACCCGAGAAGCCGCGGGCCGAAGCCGAGGGAGAAGACGTGCACCTTGACCTTGAACAGCTTGGCGACGAGGAAGTGCCCCCCTTCGTGGACGAAAACGAGCACGCCGATTAGGAGAACGAAATAGAAGACATAGGCTACGATTGTCATCCGGGGAACTTATCACACGGCGGGCAAAGGACAACCGCCGGGCCGGCGCGCAGGCTTTGACTTTCTCGCCAAAGACGAGCAAAACTTTGGTTTCGAGAGGCGACGCCGATCCGCATCGACAAGGGAGATTTCGCCATGACCACGGTGCGTTCGCTCCTGCCCATATGGTTCTCCGTCGCGTCGATCCTCGTCGCGTGCGAGATCGATCAAGGAAAGATCGATCTTTGGAAGACCACGGAGAACGGCCCGAAGAAGCTCGCGGGCGCCTTGATCGACCCCGAGCAGCCTCTGGAGGTCCGGGTCAAGGCCGCGATCGCGCTGGTCGAGATCAAGAACTGGGAACTGTATCGCGAGTCGTTTCAGAAGATGGAGAAGGGCGACGCGCAGAAGGTGATAGCCGGGCTCGCGCCCGAGCTCGCGCGCATCTCGAAGTCCGAGAGCCCGGGACAGCCCGAGAGGTCGCTCGCGAAGAAGCAGATCGACGCCAAGGACGGCCTCTACCTGCTGCTCGACTTCGCCGGGCCCGAGAACCGCGACGCCGTCGAGAAGCCGCTCATCGCCTGGTGCGTCGAGGGCAACTACAACATCCGGGCGATGGCCGGGTACAACATCCGGACCATCGTCAAGAAGATCGGGGGCCCGGCGGCGCAGGCGCTCACCGAGCTGCTCGACATGGATCAGATCGCGATCGAGCCGATCGCGAAGCTGATCCGCGACGTCGGCGACGCGCCCGCGCCCGCCATGGCCTCCGAGCACGTCGCCGCGCAGCTCCGGGGGAACGTGCCCGAGATCAAGGAGACGCACCTCATCGCCGCGGCGGTCGTGGGCGGCGAGGGCGTGGCCAACGCGCTGCTCGACCTCGCGACGACGAAGGAGCTCGACGCCGAGCTGCAGCGGTTCGCGCTGCGCGCCTACTCGCAGTCGATCGAGAGCGGCTACATCAAGCCGGACGCGACGCAGATGGGCCGCCTGTTCGCCATGGCGGAGAACGAGGAGTACGACAAGTTCCAGCGCGAGGAGACCTACCTGACGCTCGCCCAGGCCGGCGGCAAGGCCGACGTGGCGCGGGTCGCGAAGCTGCTCGAGAGCGACGAGTTCTTCTGGCGGCTCGTGGGGGTGCGGTGCATCCTGCGCATGGACGGGGAGGGGCAGCTCGCGACGGTGCTGCGGTCGAAGGGGCTCGCGACCGATGCCGAAGAGGTCGACGAGGTGATCGGCTGGATCGCCAAGTTCCCGAAGCTCACGCCCGCCGTGCGCGCCCTACTCGAGGGCGGCGACGTCTTCGCCAAGGGCGTCGCGGTCTACGTGCTCGGCATGAAGGGCGACAAGGCGGCGGACGTTCCCGCGCTCGAGAAGCTCGCGGCGGACAAGACGAAGCTGCCGAAGGGGTTCGACCACGCCACGCTGGGCGACGCGGCAAAGGCCGCCCTCGAGAGCCTGGCAAAGATGAAAGGTTGACGAGCGATGACGACGCGATCGACCACGACGAAGAAGACGCTCCAGAGCTTCCACGCGCGCGACTCGCTGTGGACCGCGTTCACGAAGCACTCGGAGGAGATGGACTGCTCCGTCGACTACCTCGTGAACGAGGCGATGCGGCTGTACGCGTCGACGCACGGTTTCCTGGTCGATCCCACCGGGGTGGGCGAGGCGCCCGCCGCCGACGCCACGCCGAGGCCGGTCGCCGCCCCGAAGGCGCCGTCCGCCCAGCACCCGTCGGGCACCGGGCTGCCGAGACCCGCGACGCCGACGATGCGCGAGAAGCCGATGTCCTCCCCGACCGTGCCGCTGCCCCGTCCGGGCGCCAAGCCCGCCGCGCCGACCGCGCCCGCCACCCCGGCGAGCATGGGAGGTGCGCCGACGCTGCCCCGCCCGGGCGCCTCCGCCCAGGCGGCCGCTCCGGGACCGCCGCGCCGCACCTCGGTGCCGCCGCCGGCCCCCCCGCGCCCCGAGGAGCTCGGCACGGGCTCGGGCGTCCGCGGTTCGACCGGCGCGGGCGCCGCGAAACCGAGGCTCACCCTGATCTTCCAGGGCCGCAAGCTCACCGTTGCGCAGGATCAGTTCATCATCGGCCGGGGGTCCAAGACGTCGGACCTCGCCATCAAGGACGCCAACGTCTCCCGAAAGCATGCCGCGATCATCTTCCACAACGGCGCCTTCTACATGAAGGATCTCGGCAGCACGAACGGCGTCGAGTTCAACGGGAAGCCCGTCGATTCGAAGCGCATCGACGAGGGCGACGTGTTCTCGATCTGCGGGTACGAGATGCACTTCACCTACCAGGTCTGAGAGGCGGGCACGAGGCGGCCATCGCGGCGCCCGGCCGTCTCGGCGCCGTCCGAGCTGAAGGACACGGGAATACCGGCGACCGAGGAGCGTTCTAGCGGTCGGCTCGCGCAAGAGGCACAGGAGGACGGGCGTGATTCGAGTCGAACATCTCACCAAGCGCTTCTTTGCGGTGACGGCCGTCGACGACGTGTCGTTCGACGTGAGGCCGCACGAGGTCATCGGCTTCCTCGGCCCGAACGGCGCAGGGAAGTCGACGACGCTCAAGGTGCTCACCGGGTACCTCACCGCGACCGCGGGGACCGTGGCGATCGACGGCCACGACGTGTTCGTCGAGCCCGAGGCGGTCAAGAGGATCATCGGCTACCTGCCGGAGAACGTGCCGCTCTACCCGGAGATGCGGGTCGAGGAGTACCTCTCGTACCGCGCAGCGCTCAAGCGCATTCCGCGGGGCCGGCGGCGCGCCGCGGTGGACTCGGCGATGGAGCGCTGCCGGATAGGCGACGTGCGGCGGCGCATCATCGGCCAGCTCTCCTAGGGGTACCGCCAGCGCGTCGGGCTCGCGGACGCCCTGGTCGCCGATCCGAAGCTGCTCGTGCTCGACGAGCCGACCATCGGGCTCGATCCGAACCAGATCCGCCAGGTGCGCGAGCTGATCGTCGAGCTCGGCAGGGAGCGGACCGTCATCCTGTCGAGCCACATCCTCCCCGAGGTGGAGGCGGCGTGCACGCGCGTCCTCATCATCGACAAGGGCCGGATCGTCGGGCAGGGCCGGCCGGAGGAGCTGCGCGCGGGGCTCGCGGGCGCCGCGGCGCGGATCTTCGTCGAGGTCGCGGATCCCGGGGGAGCGGCGCGAGCGGCGCTCGAGGCGGTCCCGGGTGTGCGCTGCGTGGAGCCCCTGGCCGCGCCCGAGGGGGGGCTGGCGGCGTTCAACGTGGACGCCGATCCGGGCGCCGACGTGCGCGGGCGGATCTTCGACGCCGCGGTCGCCGGCGGGTTCAAGCTCACGGGCCTGAGCTCGAAGAGCCTCTCGCTCGAGGACGTGTTCGTGCAGATCACGACCACCGAGGAGGACGCGCCATGAACATCTTCGCCCAGATGAAGCGCGAGTTCGCCGCGTTCTTCTACTCGCCGATCGCGTACGTGCTGCTCACGGCCGCGGCGGTCCTGAACGGCGTGGTGTTCCTCCTTATCATCGACTTCCTCTCCGATCCGCGGGCGCCGCACGGCGCGGCGATGCAGATGCTGTTCGGCGGCACCATCTTCTTCTGGATCATCGTCATCGTGCTCACGCCGCTCATCACGATGCGCTCCCTCGCCGAGGAGCGGCACTCGGGCACGCTCGAGACGCTGCTCACCGCGCCCATCGGCGACGTGCAGGTCGTGCTCGCCAAGTACCTCGCGGCCGTCGGGTTCTACGCCATCCTCTGGATCCCGACCCTCGCGTACCCGCTGCTCCTGTCGTTCTACTCGGAGCTCGATCTCGGCCCGATCCTGTCCGGCTACCTCGGGACGCTCGGCGTCGGGATGATGTTCGCCGCGGTCGGGCTGCTCGGCTCGTCGCTCACGCGCAACCAGATCATCGCGGCGCTCATCTCGTTCGGAGTGATCATGGTGATGTTCGTCATCGGGATCTTCGACTTCCTCGGCGGCGAGACGTCGCCCGACTCGGTCCTCCACTACGTGAACCTCTGGACGCACATGGAGGACTTCGGCCGGGGCATCGTCGACACGAGGCACCTCGTCTACTACGCCTCGGTCTCGGTGTTCTCGCTGTTCGCCACGGTCCAGATCGTGCAGCTCCGGAGGTGGCGGGGATGAGCGGCAACGAGCAGAAGACCAAGCCGACGGCGAGCGGCGGCGCGCGGGCGATCCGCGGATCCAACGCGGCGATCTCCGTGATCGTCGCCGGCGCGATCCTCGTCATGCTGAACTTCCTCGCCATGCGCCACTACGCCCGCGCCGACTGGACGTCCTCCGGGATGTACACGCTCTCGGACAAGACCGCGAAGACCGTCGGCGCGCTCGGGAAGGACGTGGAGATGCACGTCCTGTGGAGCCAGGGCGATCCGCGCTACGCGGACGTCAAGGAGGTCATCGACGGCTACGCCGCCCTCTCGGCGCGCGTGAAGGTCGAGGTGGTCGATCCCGACGTCAGCCCGGAGCGCGTGCGGATGATCATCGACAAGTACGGCGCCAAGGTCCAGGTGACGGAGCTCGGCCAGATGGGGATCGAGGCGGGCGTCTTCGTCGTCTCCGGCGGCAACGTGAAGTTCGTCGCGTCCAACGAGCTCGAGGACATGGGCGGCGAGATGTTCGACGAGGGCGGCGGCGGGGACGAGGGGCTGTCCGAGTTCAAGGCCGAGCAGCAGCTGACGTCCGCCATCCTCCGGGTGATCTCGGAGGAGCAGGCGACCGTGTGCTTCACCCAGGGCCACGGCGAGTGGGAGTTCGAGGGGTTCGGCCCGAGGGCGCTGCGCCACCTCAAGGACGCGCTGCGGCAGGACAGCTACAAGGTCGAGGCGATCACGACGGCCGGCGCGACCAAGGTGCCGGGGACGTGCGGGCTCGTGGTGGTGGCCGGGCCCGCGCGCGCGTTCATGGACGAAGAGGCCGCGCTGCTCGACCGCCACCTCGAGAGCGGCGGCCGCCTGCTCCTTTTGCTCGATCCCATCGTGGAGGGCGAGGCGCTCCTGCCCACCGGCCTCGAGGGGCTCGCGGCGAAGCGCGGCATCCGGCTCGACAACGACTTCATGCTCGAGACCGATCCCCGGCGGCTCGTCTCCGAGTCGCCGGTCACGTTCCTCGTCAGCGAGTTCACCGCCCACGACGCGGTCAAGGCGCTCGCCGTCCCGGAGTCCGCGGGCCGCGAGATCAGGGAGCAGCTCGGCGCCTACCCGGTCGTCGTCTCGGCCGCGCGGTCGCTCTCGGCCGTCGACGGGGGCGAGATCGTGGCCGACGTGCTCGCCAGGAGCTCGGCCGACTCGTGGGGCGAGACCGACGTGGCGAGCCTCGGCATAGGCGATCGCGTGCCGGAGAAGGGGCAGGCCGACGTCTCCGGGCCGGCGACGCTCGCGATGGCCGTCGCGCTCGCGGCGAAGGGCGAGGGCGAGGGCGGGCGGCTCGTCGTGATCGGCGACAGCGACTTCCTGAACGAGGAGCTGTACCTGAGCGCGAGCCTCTACAACCGCGACCTGTGGTCCGGCGCGGTGGGCTGGCTCACGGCCCGCGAGGACCTCATCTCGATCGCGCCCAAGAACCCGGAGCGCGTGCGCCTCGCCCTGACCGAGGACGACGTCGGCACGATCTGGATGATCGTCATCGGCGAGATCGCGCTCATGCTGATCCTCGGCGTCGCCATGTGGCTCGTGCGCAGGAGGTAGTGCCGTGTCCAACCGAACACTCATCGTCCTCGTCGCGATCGCCGCGGCGCTGTTCGCGTTCATCTACTTCTACGATCGCGACCGGATGACGACCTCCGAGCTCGAGGGGCGCAAGGATCGCGTCTTCGTCGAGTTCAAGCCCGAGCTCGTCGAGGCGCTCGAGATCCAGGGCGCGGCGGGAGAGAAGATCTCCCTCGTCCGCTCGGCAGACGTCGAGGGAACGAGCGCGGGCGCCGAGCGGGAGTGGCGGATCGAGGCGCCCCGGAAGCTCAAGGCGGACGGCTCGGCGGTGCGCGAGGTCCTGTCCGCGCTCGACTTCCTGATCAAGCAGCGCGTCGTCGTCGGCGCGGGCGAGCGCGGCAAGCCGCAGTACGGATTCGGGACGCCGGCGGTCCGCGCGTCGTTCACGATCGGCGGGGCGAAGACGTCGTTCGTCGTGGGCTCTCAGAAGGGATCCGGGGACACCGTGTACCTCGCGGTGGACGGCCGCTCGGACGAGCTGTACGCGGTCGAGGTGGACTTCCGCGAGTCCCTCGACAAGCGGCTCGACGACCTGCGCGACAAGCACCTCGTCGAAGGCTCGCTGGACGACGCGATCGCGATCGAGGTCGACCGCGGGGCGGGAAAGCTCTCGCTCGCGCGCGACGACGAGGCCGGCCCGTGGCGGATCTCGCTGGAGGGCGCCGAGATGCTCGCGGCCGACGATCAGGTCGCGGCGCTCCTCGCCGACGTCGCCGGCCTCCTGGCCCAGGAGTTCGTGGCCGACGGCGCGGACGGCGCGAGCCTCGGGAAGTACGGGCTCGACGCGCCGACTGCCGGCGTCGCGATCCGCCGCGCGTCGGGGAAGGACGTCGAGCTGCTCGTCGGCAAACCGTGC contains these protein-coding regions:
- a CDS encoding 2-oxoisovalerate dehydrogenase — its product is MTEIVFVVEEAAEGGFLARAVGESIVTEADSLGELRDQVRDAVRCHFEDAERPSAIRLHFVRDEVFAA
- a CDS encoding type II toxin-antitoxin system HicA family toxin: MKLPRDVSGHDLQRALAALGYAPSRRTGSHVRLTTQRGGQHHVTVPAHAALRVGTLAAILDEVARHHRTSRDEIAALLFGA
- a CDS encoding site-2 protease family protein; amino-acid sequence: MTIVAYVFYFVLLIGVLVFVHEGGHFLVAKLFKVKVHVFSLGFGPRLLGFRGKETDYRVSAVPIGGYVKMLGEDPGEVVKAEDAGRAFTDKPRWQRFCIIAAGPFMNLIFPLFLHFGVGLTIDRVAPPDVGFVVPGMPGAAAGLEPGDRITAIDGEPVESFDEVVAIVSPQPGRALEIELVRDGRPIRRTITPSAVRRSVVVPSEKETVGQIGVYAAYVAPVVGIDDPRSPAALAGLRTFDRIEAIDGARIERFADASRAVAKAAGRTIELAVRHLKPDAEAPFDDADYAAQPVIARVEVPYGAKGLARIGALEPGDFVAHVEPDGPAARIGLRRGDRLLTLDGDLEGAVQIERGLGAAPDICHALAWSRQGELFSRPYRLTFVPAGKKKDLGVAQDAYVNGFSVHMPFVDSRIDNPARLSGAIRYAIAETREGMRLIAIGFKLLFRREVSLESIGGPLMIGQLAGMAGQEGAVPFIWMMALISLNLGIINLLPIPILDGGQILIIAVEAVIRRPLSRKLKERIMLVGLALLIALMLFATRNDIMRFITG
- a CDS encoding FHA domain-containing protein, with the translated sequence MTTRSTTTKKTLQSFHARDSLWTAFTKHSEEMDCSVDYLVNEAMRLYASTHGFLVDPTGVGEAPAADATPRPVAAPKAPSAQHPSGTGLPRPATPTMREKPMSSPTVPLPRPGAKPAAPTAPATPASMGGAPTLPRPGASAQAAAPGPPRRTSVPPPAPPRPEELGTGSGVRGSTGAGAAKPRLTLIFQGRKLTVAQDQFIIGRGSKTSDLAIKDANVSRKHAAIIFHNGAFYMKDLGSTNGVEFNGKPVDSKRIDEGDVFSICGYEMHFTYQV
- a CDS encoding ABC transporter ATP-binding protein, with the translated sequence MIRVEHLTKRFFAVTAVDDVSFDVRPHEVIGFLGPNGAGKSTTLKVLTGYLTATAGTVAIDGHDVFVEPEAVKRIIGYLPENVPLYPEMRVEEYLSYRAALKRIPRGRRRAAVDSAMERCRIGDVRRRIIGQLS
- a CDS encoding ABC transporter permease; translated protein: MNIFAQMKREFAAFFYSPIAYVLLTAAAVLNGVVFLLIIDFLSDPRAPHGAAMQMLFGGTIFFWIIVIVLTPLITMRSLAEERHSGTLETLLTAPIGDVQVVLAKYLAAVGFYAILWIPTLAYPLLLSFYSELDLGPILSGYLGTLGVGMMFAAVGLLGSSLTRNQIIAALISFGVIMVMFVIGIFDFLGGETSPDSVLHYVNLWTHMEDFGRGIVDTRHLVYYASVSVFSLFATVQIVQLRRWRG
- a CDS encoding GldG family protein, translated to MSGNEQKTKPTASGGARAIRGSNAAISVIVAGAILVMLNFLAMRHYARADWTSSGMYTLSDKTAKTVGALGKDVEMHVLWSQGDPRYADVKEVIDGYAALSARVKVEVVDPDVSPERVRMIIDKYGAKVQVTELGQMGIEAGVFVVSGGNVKFVASNELEDMGGEMFDEGGGGDEGLSEFKAEQQLTSAILRVISEEQATVCFTQGHGEWEFEGFGPRALRHLKDALRQDSYKVEAITTAGATKVPGTCGLVVVAGPARAFMDEEAALLDRHLESGGRLLLLLDPIVEGEALLPTGLEGLAAKRGIRLDNDFMLETDPRRLVSESPVTFLVSEFTAHDAVKALAVPESAGREIREQLGAYPVVVSAARSLSAVDGGEIVADVLARSSADSWGETDVASLGIGDRVPEKGQADVSGPATLAMAVALAAKGEGEGGRLVVIGDSDFLNEELYLSASLYNRDLWSGAVGWLTAREDLISIAPKNPERVRLALTEDDVGTIWMIVIGEIALMLILGVAMWLVRRR